Proteins from a genomic interval of Oncorhynchus clarkii lewisi isolate Uvic-CL-2024 chromosome 15, UVic_Ocla_1.0, whole genome shotgun sequence:
- the LOC139366629 gene encoding armadillo repeat-containing protein 3-like: protein MSSDSAPQGRTVLHKGEYAGVLQTVLYKGEYAGVLQTVLHKGEYAGVLQTVLHKGEYAGVLQTVLYNGEYAGVLQTVLHKGEYAGVLQTVLHKGEYAGVLQTVLHKGEYAGVLQTVLHKGEYAGVLQTVLHKGEYAGVLQTVLHKGEYAGVLQTVLYKGEYAGVLQTVLYKGEYAGVLQTVLHKGEYAGVLQTVLYKGEYAGVLQTVLHKGEYAGVLQTVLHKGEYAGVLQTVLHKGEYAGVLQTARSGQRVLTLEDLSKQPVNQRRPVIAINAKPLDTVSVDQSEERQQDSPTETRTASVLSSKGSTRTPSKGKSKGRKEDEKLRDEDESKPQQEVATVTEKPWMLPYDAAFHALVTEATKTILPLHVESEQYSALARLVSEVMGGAVEVDRQHDFLWELHLSELRYELQSNIIPIGQIRKGTYYHRALLYKVLADRIGVSCSLVRGEYNRVWNEVLLSVGTPHYPGCQPQPRAHLVDLIHQPGRLLRANTPQAKQYQTI from the exons atgtCTTCAGACAGTGCTCCACAAGGGAGA ACAGTGCTCCACAAGGGAGAGTATGCTGGTGTTCTCCAGACAGTGCTCTACAAGGGAGAGTATGCTGGTGTTCTCCAGACAGTGCTCCACAAGGGAGAGTATGCTGGTGTTCTCCAGACAGTGCTCCACAAGGGAGAGTATGCTGGTGTTCTCCAGACAGTGCTCTACAATGGAGAGTATGCTGGTGTTCTCCAGACAGTGCTCCACAAGGGAGAGTATGCTGGTGTTCTCCAGACAGTGCTCCACAAGGGAGAGTATGCTGGTGTTCTCCAGACAGTGCTCCACAAGGGAGAGTATGCTGGTGTTCTCCAGACAGTGCTCCACAAGGGAGAGTATGCTGGTGTTCTCCAGACAGTGCTCCACAAGGGAGAGTATGCTGGTGTTCTCCAGACAGTGCTCCACAAGGGAGAGTATGCTGGTGTTCTCCAGACAGTGCTCTACAAGGGAGAGTATGCTGGTGTTCTCCAGACAGTGCTCTACAAGGGAGAGTATGCTGGTGTTCTCCAGACAGTGCTCCACAAGGGAGAGTATGCTGGTGTTCTCCAGACAGTGCTCTACAAGGGAGAGTATGCTGGTGTTCTCCAGACAGTGCTCCACAAGGGAGAGTATGCTGGTGTTCTCCAGACAGTGCTCCACAAGGGAGAGTATGCTGGTGTTCTCCAGACAGTGCTCCACAAGGGAGAGTATGCTGGTGTTCTCCAGACA gctcGTTCTGGCCAGAGGGTGTTGACTCTAGAGGATCTGTCTAAACAGCCAGTAAACCAGCGACGGCCTGTCATTGCTATTAACGCCAAACCCCTCGACAC ggtGTCAGTCGATCAgtcagaggagagacaacaggacagcCCCACCGAGACTCGCACTGCATCTGTACTCAGCAGCAAGGGCTCCACCAGGacccccag TAAAGGGAAGAGTAAAGGGCGGAAGGAGGACGAGAAACTGAGAGATGAGGATGAGAGTAAGCCCCAGCAGGAGGTAGCCACGGTAACAGAGAAGCCGTGGATGCTCCCGTATGATGCTGCGTTCCACGCCCTGGTTACCGAGGCCACCAAGACCATCCTCCCGCTGCACGTGGAGAGTGAGCAGTACAGCGCCTTAGCCAG GCTGGTGAGTGAGGTGATGGGCGGGGCGGTGGAGGTGGACAGACAGCATGACTTCCTGTGGGAGCTCCACCTCAGTGAGCTGCGCTACGAACTACAGTCCAACATCATCCCCATCGGACAGATACGCAAGGGAACCTACTACCACAGGGCTCTGCTTTATAAG gtgtTGGCTGACCGTATAGGTGTGAGTTGTAGCCTGGTGAGGGGGGAGTATAACCGGGTGTGGAATGAGGTCCTCCTCTCAGTTGGGACGCCCCACTACCCAGGGTGCCAGCCCCAGCCCAGAGCTCACCTGGTGGACCTCATACACCAGCCTGGCAGGCTTCTGAGAGCCAATACACCCCAGGCCAAACAATACCAGACTATATAA